ATCATAATAAATTTCTCAAAAAATGTAAATTTGTTTTCCATTTTCTATCCTCCAAATGAGTTTTTACTCATCTTCTTTTTTATTTTGTAAAATTTTAATCTTAAATTTTACTCCATCTACAGATAGAATGGAAAAGATAATGACCTTTTTCCATATTGTACCTCCGTAATGTAAAAGATATTTAAATTAAACTACAATTTTCAGAAATTTTCAATAGTTTTGCTCAAAAAAATATATTTTATAAATTCTTTTTATTTACTTAATATTTTTAATAAGTTATAATAATGATTAGTTATTATTTATATATTAATAGAATGGAGGGATTTTTTTGAGTATTAAATTAGTTTACGCAAGTTTAACAGGTAATACTGAAATGTTATCTGATTTAATAATAGAAAAATTCGAAGAAGAAAAAGGTCTAGAAATAGAAAAACTATTTATCGAAGACATGGAAGATTTTGATTTTCTAGATGATGCAGATGCTTTTATCGTTGCAAGTTATACATATGGTGAAGGTGAACTTCCTGAAGAAATGGAAGAATTTTACGAAGCATTAGCAGATAAAAACTATGAAGGAAAAATCTACGGGGTTATTGGAACTGGTGATACTATCTACGATGAGTACTGTGTTTGTGTAGATCAATTCGATGAGCAAATCGCTAAAACTGGTGCTACTAATCCAACTGAAAATCTTAAAATTGAAATTGAAGCAGATACTGATGAAGATTTCGAAAACATTGATAAATTTATTGAAGCATTCGCTAGCGCTCTATAATAAAAAAAACGGTTATGATAAATCATAACCATTTTTTTATTTATCCTTTAAAGAAAACATTAACCCTTTCAAATTCGTCTTCCCAATTATTCCAATCTAATCTTATCTTAGAATTTTCTTCAAGAATATCCTCAACTAAATTTTCGATTGTAATTTCTTCTAATGAAGCTTTAATCGCTTTATTCACAGTATTAACCTTTTTCAAGTATTTACTATAACGTTTATCTACCGCTAAAGCACCTTCAAAAATTTTTGAAACATAGTCTGTTTTTAGTGCAAAAATTTCTACTTCGTCATTTAGCGCTACATATATATCATATAAAGTAACTTTTTTATTTGACTTGTATTTATATCCCCCGCCAATACCAGTGTTAGCTTTTACTAGATCATTGACAACCAATTTTCTCATAATTTTTTTCAGATATGTTGGAGAAATATTTAAACGCTGGCTTATTTCCTTAGAATTCAAGAAAACATGTCTATCTTGAAGGTATAACATAACCATTATACAGATTGCTTGTTCAGTACTCTTTGTTAAATGCATAAACTCAACCTCTTTTCTTTTTAATATAACTCTACTTACATCCTTATTTTATGATATATTTTTATAATTGTCAAATGTTATCTTAATTTTTCTCCCCAGTATTGATAATAGGTACATTCAATGGAACCATTAAAAAGTTTTCTTCTTTTTGTTGCTTTTTTTCCATATAAATGTTCAAACATTTTATGAGATGTTAATAAATAAAGTGACCAATGTTTCTTATTTTTAAGCTCAGTTCCTAAAAACTTATACATTGCTTCTACTTCTTTTTTCTCACCAAGACGTTCACCATAAGGTGGGTTTGCAATTACACATCCAGTTTCTTTTTTTGCCACAAAGTCAAATACCGACATTTGTTTGAACTTAATTACTCCTGCAAGTCCAATTTCCTCAGCATTATTTTCAGCCGTCGCAATCATTTTAGGATCAATATCAGAACCATATAGTTCTAATTCTTTATCATAATCAATAAGATCTTCTGCCTTATTTCTTTCTTCATCTACAAGACTTTTTGGCATCCATGGCCACTTTTCAAAGTCAAAGTTTCTATTAATACCAGGAGCCATATTTTGAGCTGCCATAGCCGCTTCTATTAATAATGTTCCAGATCCACAGAACAAGTCATATAATGGTGTTTCACCTTTCCAGTTAGTTAATTTAACCATTGCTGCTGCTAGTGTTTCTTTTAACGGTGCAGTACCTTGTTTAGCACGGTATCCACGTTTATGAAGTCCATCTCCTGAAGTATCTAGTAGGATAGTTGCAATATCATTCAACATAATTATCTCTAATCTATATCTAGCACCAGTTTCTGTTAACCATCCTGTAACTCCATAACTCTTTTTCATTTTTTCTACAATTGCTTTTTTTACAATAGACTGACAGTCAGAAACACTAAATAATATAGACTTATGACTACGTCCATCTACAGGGAACTTAGCATCTACTGGAAGATATTTATCCCATTCGATTGCTTTAGTTTTTTCAAATAATTCCTCAAAAGTATACGCTGGAAATTGTGCTACAACGATTTTTACCCTGTCAGCACATCTTAACCATAGATTTGAACGAACTATCGCTCTTTTATCTCCAGAATAATAAACTCTTCCATTTTCTACTTTTGTCTCATAACCTAACTCTTGAACTTCTTTAGCTACTATTGCTTCAATTCCCATTGGGGTTGTTGCTACTAAATTAAATTTCATCTCTTCCTCCTTAAAAAAAGAGGCTCCTAAGAGCCCCTAGAACTAGTTGTTTTTCTTATCATAAGCCATATTCTGTATCTATCTTACTCAAACGAGACTAGTCTACTCTCGTAAAAATAGCTGTGATCATCTGTCTAAATATATATATATATATATATATATATATCCTATTCCTACATTCATTTCTGCGGAATAAGTGCTTCTACCAAAATTTGAATTGCTCACTCAAGGGGTTTACCGCGTTCCACTTCTTATATTTCTATAAGAACTCCGTCACTGTGGCACTTTCAAGACATATAACCATATAGAAAACTACTTAGGTTATATTTTCTGCCGTCACCATAAGGTGCCTAAACTTATTTTTTCGTTTAGCGTTGAACACTACAAGCATCTCAGCCTGTGTGAGTATGGACTTTCCTCAGCATTTCTGCCGCGATCACTCAAAGAAAAACACTTATACTACTTTATACTAAAAATATTATTTTGTAAACAATATTTTAAACTATTTTTCTAAAACAGAAATTTTCCCTTCAGCAATTTCTTCTAATGCTTTACCTACTTCTTTGTGAGAAGTATATTTATCTAATTTTGCTGTTTCAGGGTTTGCAAATAATTCTCTTGCTCTTTTGCTTGCTAATGAAACTAACATATATTTTGAATTTACTTTTGATTTTAATACATCTAATTTTGGATATAACATCTTCTTCTCCTACATTTCTTCTAATTCTAATAATGCTCTTCTATATTTCATCTCTATACGTTCGCGTTTTAAATGTTCACTAAGTATAATTGCTTTGATTCTTTCTACAGCTTTATCTACTTCATCGTTCTCTACTACATAATCATATAGATGCATCATATTAATTTCTTTTTTTGCTTTAGCTATACGTGATTCTATTACTTCATCGCTTTCTGTACCACGACCTTTTAATCTATCTTTAAGATCTGCAATACTTGGTGGAGCTAAAAATATAAATAAGGCATCTGGGATTTTACTTTTAACTTTCTCAGCACCTTGAACTTCAATTTCTAAAAATATATCTTTTCCTTTTTCCATCGTCTCCCTAACGTACTTAACGGGAGTTCCATAATAATTGTCGACATATTGGGCATATTCTAATAATTCACCTTGTTGAATTAAACTTTCAAATTCTTCTTTTGTCTTAAAGAAATAATCAACTCCATCTTCTTCACCAGGTCTCATGCCTCTTGATGTCATTGAAATTGAATATTCGAAGTCAACATCTTTACTTTCAAAAATTCTTTTTCTTACAGTACCTTTACCTACTCCTGAAGGTCCTGAAAGAACTATTAGTAATCCTTTCTCCATTTTTCGTATCCTTCTATTAAGTTTTATTATCCTTTTATAATACCATAAATCGGAAAAAATTTAAACTATAAACATGTATATTTAAGTTGAAAATTAATTTACTTATATTTTCTCAAAATTCTCAATTTTCTAGTATAGTTTACTTCTAATTCTTTATTTATATCTTCCTAAAAAGCATATCTTATTATCCCTGAAGATAATATTCCAACCACAACAATAACGAGAAGACTTTTTGAAATAATAGCACTAACTACTGTAGGCAAAGATGCTAATAGGTTTTCATAATTGATTTGAGGAAATTCCCCAATTTTTTGTATAAATAAACTATCAAACCACAATGCTGACATTATTACAATTGGTACAAAACTAAGATACTCAATTATCGCTTTTGGTAGATCAAATTTTTTCAATAGTACAAATGGAAGTACTCTTGATAGCCATGTTACAATTGTACATCCCAATATTGTTAAGAGAATATAACTAGTTGATAACATTCTTTAATACCACTCCTATCGCACATCCTATTAAAGTAACTACTATTATCAATACATTACTCGGAATAAAAATCATTCCAAAATATACCAAAAATAACACGACAATAATTACAATAAACTGGACCTTTTTCTTTATAGTAAAGTCTGAAAGAACTTGTAAATATAATAATCCTATAAACATTGCTACTAAAGCAAAATCTAAACCAAGAGATTTAGGATCCTTAACTATTCCCCCTAATAATGCTCCTGCAACTGATGAAGTAAACCATGTAAAATAAGATATTAAATTTGCTGCATTAAACCATTCATAAGTAAGATTTCCATTTGTATAGTTTTGCTTATTCATTCCTAAAGCAAAACTCTTATCTGTTAAAAAAGTACCTATTACTATATTCTTAAATACACTATAACGTTTAAAAAATGGAGCTATGGCCATACTCATTAATATCATCCTCGAATTAATTAGAAATGTTGCTAGAACGATTGAAAGTATAGGAGCACCGCTTGAGAGCATACTCACTGTAATAAATTGAGCTCCTCCTGCATAAATAAATAATGACATTGCTCCTACAAAGAAAGGACTAATCCCCACTGAACTAGCTATAATTCCAAATGCCAAACCTATACCTATATATCCAAATACGGTTGGTAATGTATCTTTTATAGCTGTTTTTACATCTAATTTATCATCCATATACTCACCTTCCTTTGATGTTTAATATTTAATTTTTATCATTTGTTAAAAGTTGTCCAATAAGATCTTTATCTATCTTTTGCTTAACAGTTTTTTGTCCTGTATACGTCACTAATCCAGGTTTAGCACCAGATATTTTTTTCACATTTTTTATTAATGTTCTGTCAACATTAACATATTCTTCATTTTTAAACTTCGAATAGTATGCTGCTAACATTGATGCAACTTCTATTGTATCTTCACTTGGATTATTATCAAAAATTACAACATGACTACCTGGAATATCTTTTGCATGAAACCATAAATAGTCACGTCTTGCTAATTTATTTGTAATAGTATCATTTTGAAGATTATTCTTTCCAACATATATTGCTGTCTCATTATGATAAATAATAAAATAATTACTCTTGTTCTTTTTCTTATTAATTTTTATCTTTTCTTTTAAAATACCATTAGCAATCAATTCTTCTTTAATTTCTGCTATATCTGTTTTATCCGCATTTTCAAGTTGGAATTTTATCGTCTCAAAGTATCCTAAATCTTCTTTAGCTATCTCTATTTGTTCAATTAGATTCTCAATGGTTCTCTTATTCTTTTTATAAAGATTAAAATATTTCTCCGAGTTTTTTTCAATAGTTAAATTCGGATCTAATTCTATCTTAATTTCAGACAAATCTTCACTATAAAAATTCTGCAACGTTACTGTTTCTGGTATCTCTCTTTTAAATAAATAAATATTAGAAATCAATAGCTGACCTTTTAATTTGTAATCATCTCTATTTTCAGCTTGAATAAGCTCACTTTCTAGTATTCTTACCTTTTTATTTAGTCTATTTATTTTTGTATTAATAAAATTAAATAGTTTTCTGTCAGTATTCTTATTAATTGATTCTCTAGCTATATCCATATAATAGTAATCAAGCAATTGTGATAACGAATCAAACTCTTTACTATACTCTTTAACTTCAAAGAAGTAAAAATCCTTTTTACCATTTTCTTCAATCAAAATAGGCTTATTATACTTATCAAATTCCTCACAGAAGTTTAGAAAAGCATTTTTCAAATCCAACTCAGAATTTTTTTCGAAATACTTATTCAATAAAGCAGAAACACCATAGAAATTTTTCATTAAAAACTTGTTATCTTTATTCTCAAATTCTAAATTTTTATATTTGTCAAAGTCGAATGGATCATATTTTTCTTTAGTAGGAGGTAAAGTATAAGCCATGTTTGAAATTGTAGATCGTTTAAATTCAAGACTATAACTATTTTTCAATGATTCAAGTATAATATTATCTTCATTTGTTAAAATAATATTAGAATGTTTCCCCATTAGTTCTGTTATTAAATAATAGTATTTCTCATATCCAAGGTCATCAAAATTTTTAATTTTAAAAACCAAAACACGATCATTATTTACTTGCTTTATTTCTTGTATTATCCCACCTGTTAAGTATTTTCTAAGTACAGAACAAAAATTTGATGGTGTTGAAGGATTTTCATAACTATTATTAGTTAATTGTATTCTAGATGCACTTGGATTTGCTGATAGAAATAATTTTAAATTTTTCCCTTTTCTGATTGAAAAGACGAACTCATCTGTTGATAGATTATTTACTTTATTTATTCGCCCTTGTAATATAGTTTCTTCTAATTCTTTTACCATCTTTCTTACAAAAAAACCATCGAATGCCATTTTTCTCCTCCTAATTCTAATTCAATATATATCTTAAAATTATATCACATATCTTTCTATGTGTATATGAAAACCAGAAGTCTAAGTGAACACAAAAAAAAAGAGATAATAACTATATCATCTCTTTTTTCTATTTATTATTTATTTTCAAATCTTTTAGATACTAATACTCCCCATACTAATAATCCAAGTAATACAACCCAGAAAATGACAGTCCAAAGTGTTGAATGAGGAAAATCGTGTGGTATTAATCCTAATTTTTCATGGGCAGCTGCTATAACAAATAGTTTAATACCTACCCAGCCAACTATTAAGAAAGCTGCGATTTCTAAACCAGGTTTAGTTTCTAATACTCTAATAAAAATATTAGCAGCATAACGCATTATTATAACCCCAACAAAACCACCGATCACCATAACAGAAAATTGTCCAAGGTTAATCCCTCCGATTGATGTCTCTGAGATATGCGGTAATGTAATCGCAATTGCTACAGCTGCTAAAATTGAATCGATAGCAAAAGCTATATCTGTTAATTCTACTTTTATAACTGTTGCCCAGAAACCACCTTGTTTTTTCGGCGCTTTTACTTCCTCTTCAGAATTTTTTTGTTTCTGTTTATCAAAAAATTCCTTGATATGCGTACCAGCCATATATATAAGATATAGTCCACCTAGTACCTGTATTTCCCAATACTGTGCTAAAATTGTAATTAGGAAAATTGCAATTATTCTAAAAATTAATGCTCCTGCAAGACCATACATTAAAGCATGTTTTTGATCCTTAGGAGGAAGATGTCTAACCATAACAGCTAGTACAATAGCATTATCTGCTGACAATAATCCTTCTAATAGTATCAAACTAAGCAACACTATTACATACTGAATTAATATCTGTGTATCCATTTAAATCTCCTTCTATCCGAATATTTTTTTTATTAATCTTACTATATAAATAACTATTACTAATCCAACAAAATTTAACACTAAAGGTAAAAAAGTAGTAAGGTTAAATGTAATATGTTGATTCAAATTATTAAATGATTTAGTAAAAATAGTAAGCACACTATTATCTATTCTTTCACTTGCAAAGTTAAGCCTTGTTTTAATCATCTTAGCAATTACCTCTCCACCTAAAAAGTATAAAAGAGAAACAGAAATAGCTAAATTAGTATTATTGAATAATGTTAACGATAATAAGAATATAATATTTACGAACAATAACAACAATATTAACATTGTTGCGAACGCTCCTACAGTATTTACATTCATCATAATCGATTTTATTTCACTAAATAAACTATTCTTACGAACAAATAATAAAGCTAATAAACTTGATACTATTATTACATAATAAACTAAAAAGTAAATTAAATTAGCTAAGATTGAAGAAAAATCTCGGACACTTTTCTTTTTATGAATCTCAAGAAAAACATTTACCTTTGAAATATAATCTTCTCTATACGAAAAGATGTAATTCAATCCCATAATAAATAATATTACCACTAAATCTATTTTTAATACAATATTAAAAATAATATCCACCAAAGACTTATCATAAAATAATGATAAAGAATCTAATTTAAAAACTATACCTAAATTTAATAAAATTAAAATTAATGCGAATAGATAATTAAATTTTCTTCTAAATAACTTACCAAATTCAATCCTAAAAAACATTATAAATCAGCCTCGCCCTCATACAATTTAATTTTCTCACCTAAGTTACGAATTTGATATACTTCAATATTATTTTTTAATAGGTTATAAACTACTTCTTCAAGAACCTCTTCTCTTACTACTATTTCATTATCATGATATATAGTATACTGATATCCAGATAGTATATCATCTAGTTTTTCGTTGTCAGAAATATTAATAGCAGTAAGTTGTTTTAAGATTAATAAATCTTCAAGATTACCAAAATATGATTTAATTCCATCAGTAATAACTAGAACCTTATCTGCAATACTGTTATATCTATTTAACATAGTATCTAAAATAATTACATTGGCATTATTTGATTTATCCAAAATAAAGTCACTTATAACTTCCATATCTTCAGAAGTTAAATCTTTATCAGTATTATCAATAATAAGAACATTTTGATCTACGAGTATTGAAAATAGTGTATGAAATTTATTAACTTCATTTGGAAGTAATTCCTTATACTTAGAACTTGATTTAAGATTTAAAGATTCTAAATCATTTTCTAAATCATCAATTGAAAATTTTACATTGTATAAATCTAATGCTACCTTTAAATTTTTTATTAATGTTAAATCATTATAAAATCCGAAATCCTTAGTGAATAATAGTTTTTGCTTACTAACATCTTCATTATCGAAAAGAATCTCCCCTTTATACTTCGTTCTTTTTCTAAAAGAATCTTTTAG
This is a stretch of genomic DNA from Gemella haemolysans. It encodes these proteins:
- a CDS encoding flavodoxin, whose product is MSIKLVYASLTGNTEMLSDLIIEKFEEEKGLEIEKLFIEDMEDFDFLDDADAFIVASYTYGEGELPEEMEEFYEALADKNYEGKIYGVIGTGDTIYDEYCVCVDQFDEQIAKTGATNPTENLKIEIEADTDEDFENIDKFIEAFASAL
- a CDS encoding RrF2 family transcriptional regulator: MHLTKSTEQAICIMVMLYLQDRHVFLNSKEISQRLNISPTYLKKIMRKLVVNDLVKANTGIGGGYKYKSNKKVTLYDIYVALNDEVEIFALKTDYVSKIFEGALAVDKRYSKYLKKVNTVNKAIKASLEEITIENLVEDILEENSKIRLDWNNWEDEFERVNVFFKG
- a CDS encoding THUMP domain-containing class I SAM-dependent RNA methyltransferase produces the protein MKFNLVATTPMGIEAIVAKEVQELGYETKVENGRVYYSGDKRAIVRSNLWLRCADRVKIVVAQFPAYTFEELFEKTKAIEWDKYLPVDAKFPVDGRSHKSILFSVSDCQSIVKKAIVEKMKKSYGVTGWLTETGARYRLEIIMLNDIATILLDTSGDGLHKRGYRAKQGTAPLKETLAAAMVKLTNWKGETPLYDLFCGSGTLLIEAAMAAQNMAPGINRNFDFEKWPWMPKSLVDEERNKAEDLIDYDKELELYGSDIDPKMIATAENNAEEIGLAGVIKFKQMSVFDFVAKKETGCVIANPPYGERLGEKKEVEAMYKFLGTELKNKKHWSLYLLTSHKMFEHLYGKKATKRRKLFNGSIECTYYQYWGEKLR
- the rpoZ gene encoding DNA-directed RNA polymerase subunit omega; translated protein: MLYPKLDVLKSKVNSKYMLVSLASKRARELFANPETAKLDKYTSHKEVGKALEEIAEGKISVLEK
- the gmk gene encoding guanylate kinase, with translation MEKGLLIVLSGPSGVGKGTVRKRIFESKDVDFEYSISMTSRGMRPGEEDGVDYFFKTKEEFESLIQQGELLEYAQYVDNYYGTPVKYVRETMEKGKDIFLEIEVQGAEKVKSKIPDALFIFLAPPSIADLKDRLKGRGTESDEVIESRIAKAKKEINMMHLYDYVVENDEVDKAVERIKAIILSEHLKRERIEMKYRRALLELEEM
- a CDS encoding AzlD domain-containing protein; the encoded protein is MLSTSYILLTILGCTIVTWLSRVLPFVLLKKFDLPKAIIEYLSFVPIVIMSALWFDSLFIQKIGEFPQINYENLLASLPTVVSAIISKSLLVIVVVGILSSGIIRYAF
- a CDS encoding AzlC family ABC transporter permease — translated: MDDKLDVKTAIKDTLPTVFGYIGIGLAFGIIASSVGISPFFVGAMSLFIYAGGAQFITVSMLSSGAPILSIVLATFLINSRMILMSMAIAPFFKRYSVFKNIVIGTFLTDKSFALGMNKQNYTNGNLTYEWFNAANLISYFTWFTSSVAGALLGGIVKDPKSLGLDFALVAMFIGLLYLQVLSDFTIKKKVQFIVIIVVLFLVYFGMIFIPSNVLIIVVTLIGCAIGVVLKNVIN
- a CDS encoding Rqc2 family fibronectin-binding protein; the encoded protein is MAFDGFFVRKMVKELEETILQGRINKVNNLSTDEFVFSIRKGKNLKLFLSANPSASRIQLTNNSYENPSTPSNFCSVLRKYLTGGIIQEIKQVNNDRVLVFKIKNFDDLGYEKYYYLITELMGKHSNIILTNEDNIILESLKNSYSLEFKRSTISNMAYTLPPTKEKYDPFDFDKYKNLEFENKDNKFLMKNFYGVSALLNKYFEKNSELDLKNAFLNFCEEFDKYNKPILIEENGKKDFYFFEVKEYSKEFDSLSQLLDYYYMDIARESINKNTDRKLFNFINTKINRLNKKVRILESELIQAENRDDYKLKGQLLISNIYLFKREIPETVTLQNFYSEDLSEIKIELDPNLTIEKNSEKYFNLYKKNKRTIENLIEQIEIAKEDLGYFETIKFQLENADKTDIAEIKEELIANGILKEKIKINKKKNKSNYFIIYHNETAIYVGKNNLQNDTITNKLARRDYLWFHAKDIPGSHVVIFDNNPSEDTIEVASMLAAYYSKFKNEEYVNVDRTLIKNVKKISGAKPGLVTYTGQKTVKQKIDKDLIGQLLTNDKN
- a CDS encoding TerC family protein; the encoded protein is MDTQILIQYVIVLLSLILLEGLLSADNAIVLAVMVRHLPPKDQKHALMYGLAGALIFRIIAIFLITILAQYWEIQVLGGLYLIYMAGTHIKEFFDKQKQKNSEEEVKAPKKQGGFWATVIKVELTDIAFAIDSILAAVAIAITLPHISETSIGGINLGQFSVMVIGGFVGVIIMRYAANIFIRVLETKPGLEIAAFLIVGWVGIKLFVIAAAHEKLGLIPHDFPHSTLWTVIFWVVLLGLLVWGVLVSKRFENK